In the genome of Gammaproteobacteria bacterium, one region contains:
- a CDS encoding SDR family oxidoreductase: protein MTSVIAVIGPGSIGQAIARRVSAGRRVLLADLRRENAEAAAKVMSDAGFDVRTTTVDVSSRESVHALVQMAAGLGDVAGVIHAAGVSPSQASPATIFKVDLYGTAIVLEEFGNVIASGGAGVVIASQSGHRLPALTPEQNKALATTPADELLALPMLQPDQIRDSLHAYQISKRGNSLRVMAEAVRWGKRGARVNTISPGIIFTPLARDELNGPRGEGYRRMIELSAAGRGGTPDEVGAVGALLMGPEGTFITGSDFLMDGGVTAAYWYGELAPK from the coding sequence ATGACCAGCGTTATCGCAGTCATCGGACCAGGATCGATTGGCCAAGCGATTGCCCGCCGCGTGAGCGCAGGCAGGCGGGTCTTGCTCGCCGATCTACGACGTGAAAATGCGGAGGCGGCGGCGAAAGTCATGAGCGACGCCGGATTTGACGTGCGCACAACGACAGTGGACGTATCCTCGCGTGAGTCAGTCCATGCGCTCGTCCAAATGGCTGCGGGGCTTGGAGACGTCGCCGGGGTCATTCACGCCGCTGGTGTCTCCCCTTCGCAGGCGTCGCCGGCCACGATTTTCAAGGTCGATCTTTACGGGACAGCCATTGTGCTCGAAGAGTTCGGCAACGTCATCGCAAGCGGCGGAGCGGGCGTCGTTATCGCTTCGCAGTCGGGGCACCGCCTCCCGGCGCTGACACCCGAGCAAAACAAGGCGCTGGCGACGACGCCCGCCGACGAGTTGCTTGCTCTTCCGATGCTCCAGCCGGACCAAATAAGGGACTCGCTGCACGCTTACCAAATCTCCAAGCGTGGGAACTCACTGCGGGTGATGGCCGAGGCGGTTCGGTGGGGCAAGCGTGGTGCCCGGGTTAATACCATCAGCCCCGGCATTATTTTCACGCCTCTCGCCAGGGACGAGCTGAATGGCCCTCGCGGCGAGGGTTACAGGCGCATGATTGAGCTGTCCGCGGCCGGGCGCGGCGGTACGCCGGATGAAGTGGGAGCTGTTGGCGCTCTGCTGATGGGACCGGAGGGCACATTCATCACCGGCAGCGATTTCTTGATGGATGGCGGAGTCACGGCGGCTTACTGGTACGGCGAACTCGCTCCAAAATAA
- a CDS encoding alkaline phosphatase family protein, with protein sequence MRSSRWMLAGAIVFAMPAASATGAIPRPDHVVIVIEENKSYHQIIGNPAGAPYINELAKNGALLTRSYAIRHPSQPNYLALFSGDTQGSTDDRCPFPVQGDNLASELRRAGLTFATYSESLPQAGFTGCKHEHYQRKHNPAANWQGVNVTPEMNLPFGAFPADYSELPTVALVVPSQLNDMHDGEAGPAIIQGDQWLKEHLDSYVQWASSHNSLLILTWDEDDGSSGNHIVTVFTGAMVKRGEYDSRVDHYDVLRTLIDMYGLRPLGNSRRAAPIREIWTNPG encoded by the coding sequence ATGCGGTCATCCAGATGGATGCTGGCCGGCGCAATCGTCTTTGCGATGCCGGCAGCTTCCGCGACCGGGGCAATCCCGCGGCCCGATCACGTGGTGATCGTGATCGAGGAAAACAAATCCTATCACCAGATCATCGGCAATCCCGCCGGCGCGCCGTATATCAACGAACTGGCGAAAAATGGCGCGCTGCTGACGCGGTCATATGCGATCCGGCATCCCAGCCAGCCCAATTATCTCGCCCTGTTCTCAGGCGACACGCAGGGATCGACGGATGACCGCTGTCCGTTTCCGGTTCAGGGCGACAATCTCGCCAGCGAATTGCGGCGCGCGGGCCTGACCTTCGCGACCTATTCCGAATCCCTGCCGCAAGCCGGCTTCACCGGCTGCAAGCACGAGCACTACCAGCGCAAGCACAATCCCGCCGCCAACTGGCAGGGCGTCAACGTGACGCCGGAGATGAACCTGCCCTTCGGCGCGTTTCCCGCCGATTACTCGGAGCTGCCCACGGTAGCGCTGGTGGTGCCGAGCCAGTTGAACGACATGCATGACGGCGAGGCCGGTCCGGCGATCATCCAGGGCGATCAGTGGCTCAAGGAACACCTGGACTCGTACGTGCAATGGGCGTCATCGCACAACAGCCTGCTCATCCTTACCTGGGATGAGGATGACGGTTCCAGCGGCAATCACATCGTCACGGTTTTCACCGGCGCCATGGTCAAACGCGGTGAATACGATTCCCGCGTCGATCACTATGACGTCCTGCGGACCCTGATTGACATGTACGGCCTGCGGCCGCTGGGGAACTCGCGCCGGGCGGCGCCGATCAGGGAAATCTGGACCAACCCCGGATAA
- a CDS encoding cupin domain-containing protein, protein MEIKRNGSQPSTQGPKEYFTGDVRIDPLFQADKPARVSGALVTFEPGARTAWHTHPLGQNLIVTSGCGWIQCWEGRKKEIRAGDVISCPCGEKHWHGATATTGMSHIAIQEWLDGRPVDWLEKVGDEQYLSELAAD, encoded by the coding sequence ATGGAAATCAAAAGAAATGGCTCACAGCCTTCTACGCAGGGCCCTAAAGAGTATTTCACCGGCGATGTTCGCATCGACCCGCTTTTTCAGGCAGACAAGCCCGCGCGTGTCTCTGGAGCTTTGGTAACCTTCGAGCCTGGCGCCCGCACGGCATGGCATACGCACCCACTCGGGCAAAACTTGATTGTCACGTCCGGTTGCGGTTGGATCCAATGCTGGGAAGGCAGGAAAAAGGAGATCCGTGCCGGCGATGTAATCTCCTGTCCATGCGGTGAGAAACATTGGCATGGTGCAACAGCTACAACTGGGATGAGTCATATTGCCATTCAAGAATGGCTCGACGGCAGGCCTGTCGATTGGTTGGAAAAGGTCGGCGACGAACAATATCTGTCTGAATTGGCGGCTGACTGA
- a CDS encoding dienelactone hydrolase family protein: MRDNTLNPDVASLLPQSDLSRRQFIGATLAVGFALAVRPVSAGTITTPSEGLTAGAVRIPVADGEIPAYRAMPARGGLFPVVLVVQEIFGVHEYIQDVCRRLAKLGYLAVAPALYARQGDPSKLSDIQTIVSTIVARVPDAQVMSDLDATVEWAKQTGGDTSRLGITGFCWGGRIVWLYAAHSAEVKAAVAWYGRLAGDHNDLQPKYPIDLVGDLKAPVLGLYGGADQGIPADMIESMRAALKTAKVPTEIIVYPGAPHGFFADYRPSYTPKAAQDGWRRLQGWFKRFGVA; this comes from the coding sequence ATGCGAGATAACACCTTGAATCCGGATGTAGCTAGTCTGCTGCCGCAAAGTGATCTTTCGCGGCGGCAGTTCATCGGCGCGACGCTGGCGGTGGGCTTCGCCCTCGCGGTGCGGCCGGTTTCCGCCGGGACGATCACCACCCCCAGCGAGGGACTGACCGCCGGTGCGGTGCGCATACCGGTGGCGGACGGCGAGATCCCCGCCTATCGCGCCATGCCTGCGCGCGGCGGGCTGTTCCCGGTCGTGCTGGTGGTGCAGGAAATCTTCGGCGTGCATGAATACATCCAGGACGTCTGCCGCCGCCTGGCGAAACTCGGTTATCTCGCCGTCGCGCCGGCGCTGTACGCGCGCCAGGGCGATCCGTCGAAGCTCTCCGACATCCAGACCATCGTCAGCACCATCGTCGCCAGGGTGCCGGACGCGCAGGTGATGTCCGATCTCGATGCGACCGTTGAGTGGGCGAAGCAGACCGGCGGCGACACCAGCCGGCTCGGCATCACCGGCTTCTGCTGGGGCGGGCGCATCGTCTGGCTGTACGCCGCACACAGCGCGGAAGTGAAGGCCGCCGTGGCGTGGTACGGACGGCTGGCGGGCGATCATAATGATCTGCAACCGAAGTACCCCATCGATCTCGTCGGCGATCTGAAAGCGCCGGTGCTGGGTCTCTATGGCGGCGCCGATCAGGGCATCCCGGCCGATATGATTGAGTCGATGCGCGCGGCGCTTAAAACGGCGAAAGTGCCCACCGAGATCATCGTTTACCCCGGCGCGCCGCACGGTTTCTTCGCCGATTACCGGCCGAGCTACACCCCGAAGGCCGCGCAGGATGGCTGGCGCCGGTTGCAGGGGTGGTTCAAGCGCTTCGGCGTTGCTTGA
- a CDS encoding HigA family addiction module antitoxin has translation MSKREYIVKGPPKLAPIHPGVLLRDDVLPALGISVSEAARLLRISRQTLHRVLAGTVAVSPEMALKLGKFCGNGPELWIRMQAAYDLWCAEQRLRNELKLIPVKVAA, from the coding sequence ATGAGTAAGCGCGAGTACATCGTAAAAGGTCCTCCCAAGCTGGCGCCGATTCACCCCGGCGTGCTGCTGCGGGATGACGTGTTGCCGGCCCTGGGCATATCGGTATCCGAGGCGGCGCGCCTGCTGCGCATCAGCCGGCAGACGCTGCACCGCGTGCTGGCAGGCACCGTCGCGGTATCCCCGGAGATGGCGCTGAAGCTCGGCAAGTTCTGCGGCAACGGACCGGAATTGTGGATCCGAATGCAGGCGGCTTATGACCTGTGGTGCGCCGAGCAACGGCTGCGTAATGAATTGAAGTTGATCCCGGTGAAGGTGGCAGCATGA
- a CDS encoding cupin domain-containing protein: MTYPTHPVAIVADQAPPRTKATLYPEPFASRVAGRRKQPLGDLFGLSNFGVNLTRLAPGAMSALRHAHTKQDEFVYILQGHPTLHTDEGRTRLSPGMCAGFKAGTGNGHHLINETEEEVVYLEVGDRTPGDEGSYPDDDLKVRMVDGKWLFAHKDGTPY, from the coding sequence ATGACGTATCCAACGCACCCTGTTGCCATCGTCGCGGATCAGGCGCCGCCAAGAACAAAGGCGACGCTGTATCCAGAGCCCTTCGCCTCACGCGTCGCGGGCCGGCGCAAGCAGCCGCTGGGCGATCTGTTCGGCCTCAGCAATTTCGGCGTCAACCTGACGCGGCTGGCCCCCGGCGCGATGTCGGCACTGCGCCACGCCCACACCAAACAGGACGAGTTCGTTTATATCCTGCAAGGGCACCCGACGCTGCATACCGATGAGGGCCGGACGAGGCTCTCACCGGGCATGTGCGCCGGATTCAAGGCAGGCACCGGCAACGGCCATCACTTGATCAACGAAACTGAAGAAGAGGTTGTCTACCTTGAAGTGGGCGACCGGACTCCCGGCGATGAAGGCAGCTACCCGGACGATGACTTGAAAGTAAGGATGGTCGACGGCAAGTGGCTGTTCGCGCACAAGGACGGCACGCCGTACTGA
- a CDS encoding type II toxin-antitoxin system RelE/ParE family toxin, whose translation MIRSFRHKGLAAFFMEGDAKGVRPDQRARSQSRLNALHHAATLENLNLPGFGLHALHGKPKRYAIKVNGPWRITFEWIDGDAWRVDLEQYH comes from the coding sequence GTGATTCGCAGTTTCCGGCATAAGGGATTGGCGGCGTTCTTCATGGAGGGTGACGCCAAAGGTGTCAGGCCGGACCAGCGGGCGCGCAGTCAATCGAGATTGAACGCGCTGCATCATGCGGCAACGCTGGAAAACCTGAACCTGCCGGGCTTCGGATTGCACGCCCTGCATGGCAAACCCAAACGGTATGCCATCAAGGTCAATGGGCCGTGGCGGATCACCTTCGAATGGATCGATGGTGATGCATGGCGCGTCGATCTGGAACAGTATCATTGA
- a CDS encoding MarR family transcriptional regulator, with translation MTVAAEKFSRLLGETHRLWRARLDQRLKPLGLSQARWLAIFHLARGGDGLTQTELAGRIGIEGPTLVRLLDRLTASGHIERRGLPHDRRCKTVHLSRKARGLLKKMIAVADSLREELLQDIPQRELETGGRLLLKLKKRLEAAKP, from the coding sequence ATGACCGTCGCCGCGGAAAAGTTCTCCAGATTGCTGGGGGAAACCCACCGCTTGTGGCGCGCGCGGCTGGATCAACGGCTGAAGCCGCTGGGGCTCAGCCAGGCCAGATGGCTGGCGATTTTTCATCTCGCCCGCGGCGGCGACGGCTTGACCCAGACCGAACTGGCCGGCCGCATCGGCATCGAGGGGCCGACGCTGGTGCGGTTGCTGGATCGGCTGACGGCCAGCGGCCATATTGAGCGCCGCGGTCTGCCGCATGATCGCCGGTGCAAGACCGTGCACCTGTCGCGCAAGGCGCGCGGGTTGTTGAAGAAAATGATCGCCGTGGCCGATTCCCTGCGCGAGGAGTTGCTTCAGGACATTCCGCAGCGCGAATTGGAAACCGGCGGCCGCCTGCTGCTGAAACTGAAGAAGCGCCTGGAGGCCGCCAAACCTTGA